From a region of the Petrotoga sibirica DSM 13575 genome:
- a CDS encoding ornithine aminomutase subunit alpha, whose product MKERVDDFQERSKKLQNMTDEELDNYFWELVEKVVDPLVNMAETHTSPSIERSVLLRMGFNSLQAKALVDKIVQENLLSKGAGNVVYKIAKQKNIGIMEAGEALLNGRFWDDVENIFRGGDSNETSTK is encoded by the coding sequence TCAAAGAAACTTCAAAATATGACCGATGAGGAATTAGACAATTATTTTTGGGAATTAGTTGAAAAGGTAGTAGATCCATTAGTAAATATGGCAGAAACGCATACCTCTCCTTCTATAGAAAGGTCTGTCTTGTTGAGAATGGGGTTTAATTCCCTTCAGGCAAAGGCGTTGGTTGATAAGATTGTACAAGAAAATTTATTATCAAAGGGAGCGGGGAATGTAGTATACAAAATTGCAAAACAAAAAAATATTGGAATAATGGAAGCAGGCGAGGCATTATTAAACGGTCGTTTTTGGGATGATGTTGAGAATATCTTTAGAGGTGGTGATTCAAATGAAACTTCGACCAAATGA
- the oraE gene encoding D-ornithine 4,5-aminomutase subunit OraE: MKLRPNEKINIEDILNDLEHYTPRRKGWAWRKKLPEGTKKSDFNYYEISEDLKNSIPLPAAHYFDNLDPQPDTVITSEIASGRFEEDVRRMRMAAWHGADHIMVIRTLGQSHIDGLIEGTPEGIGGIPITRKQLRATRKALDLIEDEVGRPINFHSYVSGVAGPEIAVLFAEEGVNGAHQDPQYNILYRGINPIRSFVDAAIAKKVMAWANILQIDGAHNANASAKKARNVMPELLVQHGINSLFSLKVGMKKENIALSTVPPVVSPSPEFRINLVYAVTLRELFKGYKFRAQMNTRYIESDLFDATRIHVLNTLISRLTSADIQSTITPDEGRNVPWHVNSIRGVETAKHTLISADNIKQYLKIDEEKIRKEVRELKMRAILMLEEIIEMGGYFEALENGMFVDNGYYPERAGDGIARKKNGEIAAGSVVPRDKDYMAPVCEHFGYNALPEELERPCDLIGGCTLHNREKIQFIDELDESDNVEKRLQEIKEYKKNNLIKPEVEWGYDGWIQLDMTIPESEEYAKAAAVEICKKMGLEDIHVIHSAVLHPSEGTYLELKAKVPFFVKKDELELPQKNDVMSDEELFEFFGKHKVKVVAGTIGNDEHNIGIREILDIKHGGIEKYGINYVYLGTSVPPEKIIDSAIEVGAHAVLASMIITHNEVHVENMKKLHEIAVEKGVRDKLLLIVGGTQITNDLATNNYMDAGFGRGTKGNHVATFLAKKLKEREERE, encoded by the coding sequence ATGAAACTTCGACCAAATGAAAAGATCAACATAGAAGATATTTTAAACGATTTGGAACATTACACACCAAGAAGAAAAGGATGGGCTTGGAGGAAGAAATTACCCGAAGGAACCAAAAAAAGTGATTTTAATTATTATGAGATAAGTGAGGATTTGAAAAACTCAATTCCTCTTCCTGCGGCTCATTACTTTGATAACTTAGATCCACAACCAGACACGGTGATAACATCAGAAATCGCTTCAGGAAGGTTTGAGGAAGATGTTAGAAGAATGCGCATGGCTGCTTGGCACGGAGCAGATCATATAATGGTCATAAGAACACTTGGGCAAAGCCATATAGACGGTCTTATAGAAGGAACCCCTGAAGGTATTGGTGGGATACCAATAACGAGAAAACAGTTGAGGGCAACTAGAAAAGCACTTGATTTAATTGAAGACGAAGTAGGTAGGCCTATAAACTTTCATAGTTATGTTTCAGGTGTAGCAGGCCCTGAAATAGCCGTGTTGTTCGCCGAAGAGGGGGTTAATGGAGCTCACCAAGATCCACAGTACAATATTTTGTACAGAGGTATCAATCCAATTAGATCTTTTGTGGATGCTGCCATTGCTAAGAAAGTGATGGCTTGGGCGAATATACTACAAATAGATGGTGCCCATAACGCGAACGCTTCTGCTAAAAAAGCTAGAAACGTGATGCCGGAACTTTTGGTCCAACATGGTATAAACTCTCTATTTTCCTTAAAAGTAGGCATGAAAAAAGAAAATATCGCTCTATCAACCGTTCCTCCTGTAGTTTCCCCTTCTCCTGAGTTCAGAATCAACTTGGTCTATGCAGTAACATTGAGAGAACTATTTAAAGGCTACAAGTTCAGAGCTCAAATGAACACAAGGTACATTGAATCTGATTTATTCGATGCCACAAGGATTCATGTTTTAAATACCCTCATTTCTCGATTAACCTCCGCGGACATTCAATCTACTATTACTCCCGATGAAGGAAGAAATGTGCCTTGGCACGTTAACTCTATAAGGGGTGTTGAAACAGCTAAACATACATTGATATCAGCGGATAACATTAAACAATACCTCAAAATCGATGAAGAAAAAATAAGAAAAGAAGTAAGAGAATTGAAGATGCGAGCAATATTAATGCTTGAAGAGATAATAGAAATGGGTGGATATTTTGAAGCCTTAGAAAATGGTATGTTCGTAGATAACGGATACTATCCTGAAAGAGCAGGAGACGGAATAGCCAGAAAAAAGAACGGAGAAATAGCTGCAGGCTCCGTTGTACCAAGGGATAAAGATTATATGGCACCCGTTTGTGAACATTTTGGATACAATGCTTTGCCTGAAGAATTAGAAAGACCTTGCGATTTAATCGGTGGTTGTACCTTACATAACAGAGAGAAGATTCAATTTATTGACGAGTTAGATGAGAGTGATAACGTCGAAAAAAGATTGCAAGAAATAAAAGAATACAAAAAAAACAATCTTATAAAGCCAGAAGTTGAATGGGGTTACGATGGTTGGATACAACTTGATATGACAATCCCTGAATCTGAAGAGTACGCAAAAGCTGCGGCGGTTGAAATATGTAAAAAAATGGGATTAGAAGATATTCATGTTATTCATTCTGCCGTGTTACATCCATCAGAAGGGACTTATCTCGAATTGAAGGCAAAGGTACCCTTTTTTGTTAAAAAAGATGAATTAGAACTTCCCCAAAAGAACGATGTGATGAGTGATGAAGAGCTTTTTGAATTTTTTGGTAAGCACAAGGTCAAAGTAGTGGCCGGAACTATAGGTAACGATGAACACAACATAGGTATCAGGGAAATACTAGATATAAAACATGGAGGTATAGAAAAATATGGAATAAACTACGTTTATCTTGGCACTTCTGTACCACCAGAAAAAATCATAGATAGTGCCATAGAAGTTGGAGCCCATGCGGTTTTAGCTTCAATGATTATTACTCATAATGAAGTC